A single Klebsiella variicola DNA region contains:
- a CDS encoding DUF977 family protein, translating to MARALSAIERREYVRAVIRITRHQGRLTTAEAMNKLGLSRATVQRYFSEAEATGEVVRHGRLGLFRDQRAVIDFDMKRLGMVPKAASGMNYSLLGCPVFQRFLDIQEMIFTCTPASSSREAL from the coding sequence ATGGCTAGAGCATTGTCAGCAATTGAGCGCAGAGAGTACGTCCGCGCAGTGATTCGGATCACCAGGCATCAGGGGCGCCTCACGACCGCCGAGGCAATGAACAAACTGGGTCTGAGCCGCGCTACTGTCCAGCGGTATTTTTCCGAAGCAGAAGCGACCGGCGAGGTTGTCCGGCATGGTCGTTTGGGATTGTTCCGTGATCAGCGCGCCGTCATCGATTTTGACATGAAACGGTTAGGGATGGTGCCAAAGGCAGCGTCAGGGATGAATTACAGCCTGCTTGGTTGTCCTGTATTCCAGCGTTTCCTCGATATTCAGGAAATGATTTTTACCTGTACGCCGGCATCGTCATCACGGGAGGCCTTATGA
- a CDS encoding helix-turn-helix domain-containing protein, which produces MYKPNIYNDSMRKEEPNLVLVERLTEITDRGVTKADMARIAGVTPQAVNGWFKKGVISKKSALAIADAVGISVAWLLGEDVGEKDGLKPDEQRLLELYRQLPEEEQQNILRIVSLRLKELDELYAKYMGRRIKGDAE; this is translated from the coding sequence GTGTATAAACCAAATATTTACAATGATTCTATGAGAAAAGAAGAACCCAACCTCGTTCTGGTAGAACGCCTTACCGAGATCACTGATCGCGGCGTTACCAAGGCAGACATGGCACGAATAGCTGGAGTCACCCCTCAGGCCGTGAACGGCTGGTTCAAGAAAGGCGTGATTAGTAAGAAATCAGCACTAGCAATAGCCGACGCTGTTGGTATTTCTGTCGCCTGGCTACTCGGAGAAGACGTTGGTGAGAAAGACGGACTTAAGCCGGATGAACAGCGTCTACTAGAGCTCTATCGCCAACTGCCAGAAGAAGAACAGCAGAACATATTGCGGATTGTGTCGTTGCGGCTGAAGGAACTCGATGAGCTGTATGCAAAGTATATGGGGCGAAGGATAAAGGGTGATGCAGAGTAG
- a CDS encoding DUF1364 domain-containing protein, protein MANLRKAARGRECTVRIPGHCNGNPETSVLAHYRLAGTCGTGCKPDDTQGAIACSACHDLIDGRKRTTDYTRDELRLMHAEGVLRTLAIWKQEGLLKA, encoded by the coding sequence ATGGCGAACCTACGTAAAGCGGCCCGAGGCCGCGAATGCACAGTACGTATTCCCGGGCACTGTAATGGCAATCCGGAAACCAGCGTACTGGCGCATTACCGTCTGGCGGGAACCTGCGGAACTGGATGCAAGCCGGACGATACCCAAGGGGCAATTGCCTGCAGTGCTTGCCACGATCTCATTGATGGCAGAAAGAGAACCACCGATTACACCCGCGACGAACTGCGCCTGATGCATGCAGAAGGCGTGCTCAGAACTTTGGCTATATGGAAACAAGAGGGGTTACTGAAAGCATGA
- a CDS encoding DUF1367 family protein codes for MAQLHLIKQSQGLLIPATQETSDFLQSKCKLGSVLEADFKLVRNPAFHRRYFALLNLGFEYWEPTGGAISSNERRLITGYAKYLAAYGGSESALLDAAGQYLDRIAEKRSGYISICKSFDAYRAWVIVEAGHYDAIQLPDGTLKKHPRSISFASMDECEFQELYKASLDVLWRWILSRSFNSLQEAENAANQLLSFAG; via the coding sequence ATGGCGCAATTGCACTTAATAAAGCAGTCACAAGGTTTACTGATCCCTGCCACGCAGGAGACCAGCGATTTCTTGCAATCAAAATGCAAGCTCGGTTCCGTTCTGGAGGCCGACTTTAAGCTTGTCCGCAATCCGGCGTTTCACCGCCGCTATTTTGCTTTACTCAATCTCGGCTTTGAATATTGGGAACCTACCGGCGGGGCGATCTCGTCTAACGAGCGCAGGCTTATCACAGGTTACGCCAAATACCTTGCTGCATATGGCGGGAGTGAATCGGCGTTACTTGATGCCGCCGGGCAATATCTCGACCGAATAGCCGAGAAGCGATCCGGCTATATCAGTATTTGCAAATCTTTCGATGCTTACCGGGCGTGGGTCATCGTTGAAGCCGGCCACTATGACGCCATTCAGCTGCCGGATGGCACACTGAAAAAACACCCTCGCAGCATTTCTTTCGCCAGCATGGACGAATGCGAATTCCAGGAACTGTACAAAGCATCGCTCGATGTTCTCTGGCGGTGGATCCTCTCTCGTTCGTTCAACAGCCTGCAGGAAGCTGAGAACGCCGCAAACCAGCTTTTAAGCTTTGCGGGGTGA
- a CDS encoding lysozyme, with protein MAQLTKRAGTTGAVCSVAAIIAIVLNAGHVRTNERGLDLIGNAEGCRRDPYVCPAAVLTDGIGNTHGVKPGVRKTDKQIAADWERNILEAERCVNTYGNGRRLSDNTFSAVTSITFNAGCANMQKSTLFALLVKGHVTQACNQFPRWAYGGGKVIPGLVTRRAAEKQLCLEGVK; from the coding sequence ATGGCGCAGTTGACTAAAAGAGCCGGTACCACCGGCGCGGTTTGTTCTGTGGCAGCGATTATCGCAATAGTGCTTAATGCTGGTCACGTGCGTACCAACGAGCGTGGGCTCGATCTGATTGGCAACGCTGAAGGTTGTCGGCGTGATCCCTATGTCTGCCCGGCAGCTGTGCTAACCGATGGCATCGGAAACACACACGGAGTTAAACCCGGTGTGCGCAAAACTGACAAGCAGATCGCCGCTGACTGGGAAAGAAACATCCTTGAGGCCGAGCGTTGCGTAAATACCTATGGCAATGGCCGACGGCTGAGCGACAACACATTTTCAGCGGTAACGTCGATCACCTTTAACGCAGGCTGCGCCAATATGCAGAAATCGACATTGTTTGCGCTACTCGTGAAAGGTCATGTTACGCAGGCATGTAACCAGTTCCCTCGCTGGGCGTACGGTGGTGGGAAAGTTATTCCCGGCCTTGTGACTCGTCGCGCAGCAGAGAAACAGCTCTGTCTGGAAGGTGTGAAATGA
- a CDS encoding YagU family protein, translated as MALKDIFVRTEPRRRHYGVALFIGLISGVVSAFVKWGAEVPLPPRSPVDMFTSACGPESLIRTAGQIDCSRNFLNPPYIFLRDWLGLADPNAAVYTFAGHVFNWVGVTHIIFSIVFAVGYCVVAEVFPKIKLWQGLLAGALAQLFVHMISFPLMGLTPPLFELPWYENVSEIFGHLVWFWSIEIIRRDLRNRITHEPDAEVSLNSAFR; from the coding sequence ATGGCGTTAAAAGATATTTTTGTGCGAACCGAACCTCGCAGACGGCATTATGGCGTTGCATTGTTTATCGGGCTTATTTCTGGGGTGGTTTCTGCATTTGTTAAATGGGGTGCTGAAGTACCATTACCACCTCGTAGCCCTGTCGACATGTTTACCAGTGCCTGTGGACCAGAGTCATTAATTCGAACTGCCGGGCAAATTGATTGTTCCAGAAACTTCCTTAACCCTCCTTATATTTTTCTGCGTGACTGGTTAGGGTTAGCCGATCCAAATGCGGCTGTCTATACCTTCGCCGGACATGTGTTTAACTGGGTGGGTGTAACGCATATCATATTCTCCATCGTGTTTGCGGTTGGGTATTGTGTAGTTGCTGAGGTGTTTCCAAAAATCAAGCTGTGGCAGGGTTTGCTTGCAGGTGCACTCGCACAACTGTTTGTCCATATGATTTCGTTCCCGCTTATGGGCCTAACCCCACCGTTGTTCGAACTACCATGGTATGAAAACGTTTCTGAAATATTTGGACATCTGGTGTGGTTCTGGTCAATTGAGATAATTCGCCGGGATCTCAGAAACAGAATTACGCACGAACCTGATGCTGAGGTTTCTCTGAATTCAGCATTCAGATAA
- a CDS encoding transcriptional regulator: MSALDKAIKAAGSARKLSIALGVTSMSVSHWKNRNHGIVPPSYIFPIFNITGVTPHELRPDLYPNPTDGLPKQEG, encoded by the coding sequence ATGTCCGCACTAGATAAAGCAATAAAAGCCGCTGGTTCAGCTAGGAAACTAAGTATTGCGCTTGGTGTAACTAGTATGTCCGTTAGTCACTGGAAGAATCGGAATCATGGGATCGTCCCGCCAAGCTACATCTTCCCTATTTTCAACATAACAGGCGTAACTCCCCACGAATTGCGCCCAGATCTCTATCCAAATCCAACAGACGGCCTGCCGAAACAGGAAGGCTGA
- a CDS encoding antitermination protein yields the protein MKLEASLKHFSPQGMHISDDVKSTTPNRLTGTDVMAAIGTTSSRARFGLAAFFGKAGISKADEQLAVQALARYAIETAPKNVRKTAGKELGHCCLILAKFAFAEYSRSAETTGACRVCNGTGKIETTTTERKVSNPWGKAPYWAKKSRAVRPSDWDKWTEVTASISAQCEACDGKGKINARCRCGGTGQVLDRKATKEQGAPVYKICERCSGNGFSTMPSTAAYKAILTLIPDLHIRTWTRNWKPFCDALVDQCWKEEEKADKEFQRATAD from the coding sequence ATGAAACTCGAAGCATCCTTAAAACATTTCAGCCCTCAGGGTATGCACATCAGCGACGACGTGAAAAGCACAACACCAAATCGCCTGACCGGAACAGATGTTATGGCGGCTATCGGTACCACCAGCAGTCGTGCGCGCTTCGGCCTGGCCGCTTTCTTCGGAAAGGCTGGCATCAGCAAGGCGGATGAGCAGTTGGCCGTCCAGGCGCTAGCGCGGTATGCGATTGAAACCGCACCGAAGAACGTACGCAAAACCGCGGGTAAAGAGCTGGGGCACTGCTGCCTGATTTTGGCGAAGTTTGCTTTTGCGGAGTATTCCCGGTCCGCGGAAACAACGGGAGCCTGCAGGGTATGCAATGGCACCGGGAAAATTGAAACAACCACTACGGAACGCAAAGTCTCTAACCCGTGGGGCAAAGCTCCATATTGGGCGAAAAAATCCCGTGCTGTCCGTCCTTCCGACTGGGATAAGTGGACTGAAGTAACAGCCAGCATAAGCGCTCAATGTGAAGCTTGTGACGGTAAGGGAAAGATAAACGCACGCTGCCGCTGCGGTGGTACAGGCCAGGTTCTCGACCGCAAAGCGACAAAAGAGCAGGGAGCTCCGGTATATAAAATCTGTGAGCGCTGTTCGGGGAATGGTTTTTCAACGATGCCGTCTACTGCTGCTTATAAAGCGATTCTGACGCTTATCCCAGACCTGCACATCAGAACATGGACACGCAACTGGAAACCTTTCTGCGATGCGCTGGTGGACCAATGCTGGAAGGAAGAGGAGAAGGCAGATAAAGAATTTCAACGAGCAACAGCTGATTGA
- a CDS encoding ATP-binding protein has product MKNMIGTGNALERLKKLIPPGVQPKFGSVDEWRAWQAEEGRKRCEGLEKQNQRARAENIFGRAGIQDLHRGCTFANYQVESEGQRRALSMAKSYAQHFGSGFASFVFSGAPGTGKNHLAAAIGNHLLAGGRSVLVVTIPDLMLRVRECYDGGQSEASLLDDLCHVDLLILDEVGIQRGSSGEKVILNQVIDRRLSSMRPVGILTNLNYESLKETLGMRILDRLQMDGGMWVNFEWDSYRKNVRHLRVVK; this is encoded by the coding sequence ATGAAAAACATGATTGGTACCGGGAATGCACTGGAACGACTGAAAAAACTCATTCCCCCTGGTGTTCAGCCAAAATTCGGCAGCGTTGATGAATGGCGTGCCTGGCAAGCCGAAGAAGGCCGTAAGCGCTGTGAGGGACTGGAAAAACAAAACCAGCGCGCACGTGCAGAGAACATCTTTGGACGTGCAGGAATTCAGGATCTGCACCGCGGCTGCACATTCGCGAACTATCAGGTTGAGTCGGAAGGCCAGCGTCGGGCGCTCTCGATGGCGAAAAGTTATGCGCAGCATTTCGGCTCTGGGTTTGCGAGTTTCGTATTCAGCGGAGCGCCGGGCACCGGGAAAAACCATCTGGCGGCAGCAATCGGAAATCACCTGCTGGCTGGTGGCCGCTCTGTGCTGGTGGTAACCATTCCGGATCTCATGCTGCGTGTTCGGGAATGTTATGACGGCGGGCAGTCAGAGGCGTCCTTGCTGGACGACTTGTGCCATGTGGACCTGCTTATTCTGGATGAGGTGGGTATTCAGCGCGGAAGCAGCGGTGAAAAAGTCATCCTGAATCAGGTTATCGATCGCCGGCTGTCCTCCATGCGACCTGTCGGCATCCTAACCAACCTGAACTATGAATCGCTGAAGGAAACACTGGGTATGCGGATCCTTGACCGTCTCCAGATGGACGGCGGTATGTGGGTGAATTTTGAATGGGACAGCTATCGCAAAAACGTGCGCCATTTGCGTGTCGTTAAGTGA
- a CDS encoding YebW family protein has translation MSTMFALVLTVSMLTGGNQDVLLGVYDSENDCKAAAEEQHVKAECYPLKGVLDEHPAGFTVQM, from the coding sequence ATGAGCACGATGTTTGCCCTGGTTCTCACCGTCAGCATGCTGACGGGCGGTAATCAGGATGTCCTGCTCGGCGTTTACGACAGTGAGAATGACTGCAAGGCAGCTGCAGAAGAGCAACACGTGAAAGCCGAATGTTATCCGCTGAAAGGTGTACTGGACGAGCATCCGGCAGGGTTCACGGTGCAAATGTAG
- a CDS encoding toxin YdaT domain-containing protein, whose translation MHIMSFQQNTGFKTGALIKRNQPIMAEHDNIRSAVRAWAAAEGQDVVSAHIIDEWRNQGGEEIDFPEDISRARQKLFRYLDNPAESERYREYVRLLTPAIMAVLPLEYRHRLLPEESFMSRLARLEKETSEAKVAVAMGAPRHQKLKELSEGIVEMFRIDPELTAPLMAIVTSMLGAL comes from the coding sequence ATGCATATCATGTCCTTTCAACAAAATACCGGATTCAAGACTGGCGCTTTGATAAAGCGAAATCAGCCGATAATGGCAGAGCACGACAACATTCGCTCCGCCGTTCGCGCCTGGGCAGCGGCTGAAGGTCAGGATGTTGTGTCGGCACATATCATCGATGAGTGGCGGAACCAGGGTGGCGAGGAGATCGACTTTCCTGAAGACATAAGCCGAGCCCGACAGAAGCTTTTTCGCTACCTGGACAACCCGGCCGAGTCTGAGCGCTATCGCGAGTACGTTCGTCTTCTTACTCCGGCAATCATGGCCGTTCTTCCGCTGGAGTACCGTCACCGCTTATTGCCCGAAGAGAGTTTTATGTCCCGACTGGCTCGTCTGGAGAAAGAAACCAGCGAAGCGAAGGTTGCCGTTGCTATGGGGGCACCACGCCATCAGAAGCTGAAAGAACTGAGCGAGGGAATAGTCGAGATGTTCCGCATAGACCCGGAGTTAACAGCGCCACTGATGGCCATTGTCACTTCAATGCTGGGAGCTCTGTAA
- a CDS encoding YdaE family protein, whose product MQKKFGYCCKAIEGKPVVSTLLYLQGNQLARKEKEYCSERCASHDQMAHEG is encoded by the coding sequence ATGCAGAAGAAATTCGGTTACTGCTGTAAAGCAATCGAGGGAAAACCAGTGGTAAGCACCCTGTTGTACCTCCAGGGGAACCAGCTCGCACGGAAAGAAAAAGAGTATTGCTCAGAACGTTGCGCCTCTCACGACCAGATGGCTCACGAGGGCTAA
- a CDS encoding ParB/RepB/Spo0J family partition protein encodes MAKNSIDAYGASGKSNVLFFEPESLHLVTDTTHPLYDERVHLPLSEAVILNIMELGVLEPIIVWKDPETGKTCVVAGRQRVKNAKEANARRKRAGLEPWPVPGIAKRGSAIQMAKYMVSENEITQPDTPLGRAKKMAQQMEYGHDENDIALLFGCSVKTVQATVALLDATQAVQAAVEAGKVTVTQARQLVDMPPEKQRETVKQLEAAAEGVTGHEKARRQRAVLGDTKPRLKSRKEITLQLQTASGEYAAALLWVLGDENTPV; translated from the coding sequence ATGGCTAAAAATTCTATCGACGCATACGGCGCCAGCGGCAAAAGCAATGTTCTGTTTTTCGAACCGGAAAGTTTGCATCTGGTTACCGATACAACACACCCGCTGTACGACGAAAGAGTACACCTACCGCTTAGTGAAGCTGTGATCCTCAACATCATGGAACTTGGGGTACTCGAACCGATTATCGTGTGGAAGGACCCGGAGACAGGGAAAACCTGCGTGGTGGCAGGTCGGCAGCGCGTAAAGAACGCTAAGGAAGCAAACGCCAGGAGAAAACGGGCAGGGCTGGAACCCTGGCCGGTACCAGGTATAGCTAAGCGCGGCTCAGCAATTCAAATGGCCAAATACATGGTCAGCGAAAACGAGATAACGCAACCAGACACCCCACTGGGCCGGGCCAAAAAAATGGCTCAGCAAATGGAATACGGTCATGACGAAAATGACATTGCCCTGCTTTTTGGCTGCAGCGTAAAAACGGTACAGGCAACCGTGGCTCTACTGGATGCAACGCAGGCCGTCCAGGCGGCGGTTGAGGCTGGAAAAGTCACTGTCACTCAAGCGCGTCAGCTGGTCGATATGCCACCGGAAAAGCAACGGGAAACGGTCAAACAGTTAGAGGCAGCGGCAGAGGGTGTAACTGGCCACGAGAAAGCTCGCCGTCAGCGCGCTGTCCTCGGCGACACAAAGCCGCGTCTCAAATCCCGTAAGGAAATCACCCTGCAACTTCAAACCGCCAGCGGCGAATACGCAGCGGCTTTGCTGTGGGTGCTTGGTGATGAAAACACACCAGTTTAA